The DNA sequence GGATAAGGCAATATAATCGTAGGCATGTCTTTGCCATGAAATGCACTATATTTTTCTCTTATACCAAAACCTGTAGCCATACCTGCTGGTCCATTATTTCCATGATAAGCAGAATCAAAAGCAACTACAGCTCTTCTACTTGTTCTTCCGTGTTTTGCTTGATGCAGTACTGCTGCTTCCATTGCAACTGTATTTGCTCCTCCGCCTGTTGATTCAAAAATAACAATTTGCTCGTCGGAGTTTCCGGGTACCGCTCGTGCAAGCCGTTCTTTTGCTTCATCTTCTATTCCCATTGGATGGTAAGCAGAACAGTTGTTAGATCCAAATCGCAAACCAGCCCATGCATCTGCAGTCTCAACATCAGGATTTTGACCGCCTAAGTTAAGAGATGAAGCTGCACTTAACCAATTAAGCATTTCTTTTCCACCCCTTCCTGCTACCCGTAAATATCCTGCTTGAATCGCATCTGCTGATATTCCCGGTTTTAAAACCCATAATTGGGACCCTCTTGAAGTATGTCGTTGCAATTGTTGTAGGTTTGTAAGTGATGCTTGTGTATATAATCCTTCAGGTTCAAATTCCATAGGTCCGTCAGCAATTTCTCTTTCTCTTTTTGAGGCTGTTTTGTATATCTCTGTTACTTCATCTAAATATGCTTCGGTTGCTGGAGACAGACCACCATTTAACTCCATAGAAACTCTGCGTATTGTTTCACCATGGTTAGGCATATTACGCATGCTTTCAAGTGATGTGGTATTATCAATATTTCTTGGTTCTAATTCTTGTGTCATAATAATAAAAAAACCTCTCGTGTGAGAGGTTTTGACTAGTGTAATAAATTACTTTCCTCCCACGTTAGATAAGTCCAATAAAAAGGACTTCACTAACGAGGATGATAGAATTTCTACACATTTTATGTATTATAACAATTCAGTTTAATCTGTCAACAATAACTCATAGTATTTATAAATTAACAGCTATCTCGACTCTTCTTAATACTTCTTCAACTTGTCCCGGGCTAGGTGTAAGCATTCTCACAGCTGAATCACCATATCCATGAGCATTTCCCGTAGTAATACCATAATCAGCAAGACTCTCTGTTACTAAACCTGCCCTTCCAAGTCTTTGATAGAGATCTGAGTGTATTGTACTTGCCACCACCTGTATGGGTGTTCTAATATCCGTTTGTAGAATATGCAGACCAGCTTGTCTTAGACCGTCGTATAATTGCGTGTTAGTATTAGCCGAGTATTCCGCAACGGCTTTGGCATGTCTTTTGGCGGGATGTACACCGTACTTATCGCGCGTAAGTAAATATCGGTACACAAATTCGGATTCACCACTAAGTCCAAAAACTAATCTTTGATTTCCACTATAACCATTACTGGTGTGTTGTGGACTCAATATTGCATATCCTGTTCTTAATCCTGGCATGCCTTGAGTTTTTGAGAGAGATCCAAGTACTATTCCTCCTCTGTCGAGAGTATATTGGGCAATATTTCCAAATTCGTCACCAAGAGTTTCACCAAATGCCATGTCCACGATAGGTATTCCTCCGGCGTGTCCTACATTGTCAACTACTTTTCTTACGAGAGTTGGATTAGCGTCTCCTGTTGGATTATTTGGATAATCGATATAAACGCTATTCCCTCTAAGTTTATTTGGTTGCATTTGAGACATAAGTTCAAGAGAATCATCAGGATGGAGTGAACCATTTGCAATAACGGGAGTATATGCGATACCCTTTCGTCTACCAGTCCATTGAGCGACATTTGGAAACGAATATATAGGGGCAAATACTCTACCAACTCCTTCTTTTGCCAAATAGTTAATTACTTCGTCACCTGCGCCGTAACTTCCATTGCCACTAAAAACAACTGCTTCTTTACCAATTCCTACTAATCCGAAAGTGTCGATTAAGGCTTCTCTTGTTTCGTCATGATATGGATCTGAAGGGTAACTTGCTAGCTCTTTAACTGGATCCCTCTCTCTTAATGCTTTTTCCAATCCAGCTTCTGGTCCGATTGGAGAATTTGCCAAACCAAGATTTATTTCAGGACCATATCTCCCATCATACTCCGCACGATGAGCATTCACATACCCCGATTCACTACTGTGTTCACTTGACATACTGTTTTAACCACAATAAAAAAACCTCTCGTGTGAGAGGTTTTGACTAGTGTAATAAATTACTTTCCTCCCACGTTAGATAAGTCCAATAAAGAGGACTTCGCTAACGAGGATGATGGAATTTCTACACATTTTACGTATTATATCAGCTTGATATTTCATGTCAATGTATTAAATTATAATACTATATTACGCAATGGCTTTGTGTTTGCGTAATCCGTTTTCTATTAAGGATACTAGTTTAATTGTTTCAAATAACTTGTTTCCAATTAAACCAAATTGTGCCCACCCTACCGATAATCCGAGAAGGTGCAATTGGTCTTTGGATATTTTATAACCTTCAGTGTTTAATTTAGCTATTTCAATTTGCAAACAAGTTAGCATATCCTTGTAGTTTTTATACGGAGTTACGTTTCGGGTAACCGTGCATGCTTGTGAGCCAAATTTTTTTTGAGCTAATAAATATAATGCGTTAGCGGTATCACCACCGTTTGCTCTGGCATTATTATCCTGCATTACCGTCATTACTTTGTTTTTGTATTTACCTCCCAACATCCCAATGGCTACATCATATGCCCCTCTAACATATTGATTTTTGTATTCTGGTTTTTGGTTAATAATTTCGGCTAGATTTTCCATGGTTTTTATAATTTTGGTGTAGGCTGCAAACAATTCATCCTTTTGCTTATCGCTTGTGTTTATTGTTTTCATTACAAGTTTTCTCCATTTTGATTCATCTATAATGATGTTACCCGCCCACTGGCATGTTCCATCCTCATTTTTGTCTGTTAGTTGAAGGGTTAAATGATGATTTACTTTTCCATTGACGAGGTGTACGGATGGGCTTGTGGTAATCGTACAGGGGTATTTGTCATTACAAATTTGTATTTTGAAATTATCTACACAGGCTTCAATTACCCAATCACCTCCAATATTATGTATATCCCTTAAGGCATTTATTGCGCTATTTTTGTCTACCAAATTATCGATAAATAAATTTATAGCTTGTTGATCATCTATCGAAATTAAATTTTTAATCTTAGTTTTAATACCCTTGTTTATAAGGGTAATGTTAATAACTCCTTGATGTACACCGTCTGTCCCGATTGCAGGTTTTCGCCAAACCTTATCGAAATCATATCTTAAACTATGCATAATTAGTGATTTCCAGTATTGATTATCGTATTTTGATTTTATGTAATAACCTGGAGCCTGGTCGATTTGAAAGTTGTAATTAGTTAATTTAGCCAGTTTTGACAATTGCCACTCGTGGTCTTGTGTCACAAGGTAATTATTAGAATATTTCATTTTCCACGCCTTCTCGCAAGATGGATATCTAATTGATTTATTGTTTAATAGTAGTGATAATTTAGGTGAATTTGCTTTTACATCAAGATGGTTAATGCCTGCTTTGTTAATTAACACGGAAAGAAGCAAAACGGTTTCTTCGTCCATGGCGTATATATTTATCACGGGATTAGTTTTAATTGCTTTCATGAGGCGTTT is a window from the Candidatus Woesebacteria bacterium genome containing:
- a CDS encoding pyridoxal phosphate-dependent aminotransferase, whose amino-acid sequence is MSSEHSSESGYVNAHRAEYDGRYGPEINLGLANSPIGPEAGLEKALRERDPVKELASYPSDPYHDETREALIDTFGLVGIGKEAVVFSGNGSYGAGDEVINYLAKEGVGRVFAPIYSFPNVAQWTGRRKGIAYTPVIANGSLHPDDSLELMSQMQPNKLRGNSVYIDYPNNPTGDANPTLVRKVVDNVGHAGGIPIVDMAFGETLGDEFGNIAQYTLDRGGIVLGSLSKTQGMPGLRTGYAILSPQHTSNGYSGNQRLVFGLSGESEFVYRYLLTRDKYGVHPAKRHAKAVAEYSANTNTQLYDGLRQAGLHILQTDIRTPIQVVASTIHSDLYQRLGRAGLVTESLADYGITTGNAHGYGDSAVRMLTPSPGQVEEVLRRVEIAVNL